In a single window of the Papaver somniferum cultivar HN1 chromosome 8, ASM357369v1, whole genome shotgun sequence genome:
- the LOC113304960 gene encoding uncharacterized protein LOC113304960, which yields MEERIQVTRIRQKIAKETEPFYASLFTENHKFRPSFDNLNMPVLSVMDSITLEKEFTEVEVKQVFDHFGVKKSPGPDGFTMEFYKQAWEIHDGILIASELINSRLRSQETGIICKVDFEKAFDNLNWGCVDTKLARFGFGYKWRSWIKWCITTPRFVVLIKGEANKMFRNQKGINQGDPIFAFLFILVPEVLSLMFKSSANQGLISGFTAEQGPAITQLHFADDFIVFLYDNETQVQNLKNLLIAFETIYGLKVNFKKSTIVGLGQFHNGDACAEIFGCSCTQ from the exons ATGGAGGAAAGAATTCAAGTTACTCGCATCAG GCAGAAGATTGCCAAGGAGACGGAACCTTTCTATGCTTCGCTTTTCACGGAGAATCATAAGTTTAGGCCTAGCTTTGATAATCTCAATATGCCTGTTTTATCTGTTATGGATAGTATTACTCTAGAAAAAGAGTTCACTGAAGTGGAAGTCAAGCAAGTGTTTGATCATTTTGGGGTGAAAAAGAGTCCGGGTCCAGACGGATTTACAATGGAATTTTATAAGCAGGCGTGGGAG ATACATGATGGAATATTAATAGCATCTGAACTTATTAATTCAAGATTGAGAAGTCAAGAAACCGGTATCATATGCAAAGTGGATTTTGAAAAAGCGTTCGATAACTTGAATTGGGGTTGTGTGGATACTAAGCTGGCAAGGTTTGGTTTTGGTTATAAGTGGAGGAGCTGGATTAAATGGTGTATTACTACACCAAGATTTGTTGTTTTAATCAAGGGTGAAGCAAATAAAATGTTTAGAAATCAAAAGGGAATCAATCAAGGTGATCCGATTTTTGCGTTTTTGTTCATTCTAGTTCCCGAGGTACTCTCACTGATGTTTAAATCATCTGCCAATCAAGGATTAATTTCGGGTTTCACAGCGGAGCAAGGTCCAGCGATAACTCAACTTCATTTTGCTGATGACTTTATAGTTTTTCTATATGATAATGAGACTCAGGTGCAAAACTTAAAGAACCTCCTTATAGCTTTTGAAACAATTTATGGACTGAAAGTAAACTTCAAAAAAAGCACAATTGTAGGGCTCGGGCAGTTTCATAATGGTGATGCatgtgctgaaatttttggttgtTCTTGTACTCAATGA